The genome window TCCCCCACAATGCCAACACGTACTCATGCAGAAAATACTCTTCTTGGGGTGGCCAGCGCTCGAACGCCGGCGCATCCCCTCCCACCGCCGCGAAGTAGCAATCATGCAGCCAGTCCAGTATCGCCGCCTCCTGCTTGAGCCCCGCATACGCAGTTTTCTCGTTCTGAAGGATATCGGCCCTATTCTCTGGAGACATCTGATTATACCTGGCCACGAACCCCGAGCGGATCATCAGGATCGTGCCCACGGGGATATCCCCGCCTTGGGAGACGGGTAGGATGTTGATCCCCTGGCTGTGGCCGCAGGCCTGGAGGTCGGTGAAGGAAATGGCGCTGCCTTGGTAGGGGTCGTAGGTGAGGCCATGGGTCTGGGCGTAGGTGTAGAAGTCTAGGAGGAGGCAGCGGCCAGCGATGCCGCCGTGGGTGGCGGACCAGTGGtggatgctgttgttgaGGGTTGGGGTCGAGCCTGTGATGTCGGTGGCTGTGGCCTATTTTTGTAATTTGCTTAGTGAAttggtttgattgattgggtGCGGTTGGACATGATGTACGTACACTGTTATAGAACAGTCCCGAGGAAAGGTGTGAAAACTAGTAGTTATGTTAGAATACTGAGTGATGGGGTCTTCACGAAAGGAATAGAATGGGATGAAATAAAGCTTGAACTACTACAGTACTGCTACAGAAGGGATTCTCACTTACATGCCGGAATCCATCCCACTGCGTGCTGCTCTGTGTGTTCAATGACTCGTACAGATCATCGTAGATGAGGTTTTCTTGTAAGGGCTTGATCTT of Aspergillus luchuensis IFO 4308 DNA, chromosome 7, nearly complete sequence contains these proteins:
- a CDS encoding uncharacterized protein (COG:S;~EggNog:ENOG410PKB0;~InterPro:IPR007325,IPR037175;~PFAM:PF04199;~go_function: GO:0004061 - arylformamidase activity [Evidence IEA];~go_process: GO:0019441 - tryptophan catabolic process to kynurenine [Evidence IEA]) gives rise to the protein MSFSQYQDQDGAVQSADRIPWDPNCSIFPSRKDLPHIPGAPKDAAWVWGENDQIGRLNLLTTTRVKDAASSEIKTGQMIRLDLPLGVPNPPAFGRAGFVHKIKPLQENLIYDDLYESLNTQSSTQWDGFRHFSHLSSGLFYNSATATDITGSTPTLNNSIHHWSATHGGIAGRCLLLDFYTYAQTHGLTYDPYQGSAISFTDLQACGHSQGINILPVSQGGDIPVGTILMIRSGFVARYNQMSPENRADILQNEKTAYAGLKQEAAILDWLHDCYFAAVGGDAPAFERWPPQEEYFLHEYVLALWGMPIGEMWDLERVAALCRQLGRWTFFMTSAPANVEGGVSSQANAMAIF